In Balaenoptera musculus isolate JJ_BM4_2016_0621 chromosome 19, mBalMus1.pri.v3, whole genome shotgun sequence, one genomic interval encodes:
- the POP4 gene encoding ribonuclease P protein subunit p29 gives MNSVIYHAFSQKEAKEFDIQHPGTQRAEAFVRAFLKRSMPRMSQQAQEDHLQRKAVVLEYFTHRKQKEKKKKSKGLSAKQRRELRLFDINPEQQRYSLFLPLHELWKQYIRDLCNGLKPDMQPQMIQAKLLKADLHGAIVSVTKSKCPSYVGVTGILLQETKHIFKIITKEDRLKVIPKLNCVFTVEIDGFISYIYGSKFQLRSSERSAKKFKAKGTIDL, from the exons CACCCAGGAACCCAGCGGGCCGAGGCCTTTGTGAGGGCCTTCCTGAAGCGGAGCATGCCCCGCATGAGCCAACAAGCCCAGGAGGACCACCTGCAGCGCAAGGCCGTTGTTCTGGAGTACTTCACTCACcggaagcagaaggaaaagaaaaagaaatctaaaggCCTCTCTGCCAAGCAGAGGAGGGAGCTGCGGCTCTTTGACATTAATCCAGAGCAACAGAG ATACAGTCTTTTTCTCCCTCTACATGAACTCTGGAAACAGTACATCCGCGATCTGTGCAATGGTCTCAAACCAGACAT GCAGCCACAGATGATTCAGGCCAAGCTTTTAAAGGCAGATCTTCACGGCGCTATTGTTTCAG TTACAAAATCCAAATGCCCCTCCTATGTGGGCGTTACAGGAATCCTTCTACaggaaacaaaacacattttcaaaattatcacTAAAGAAGACCGCCTGAAAG TTATCCCCAAGCTAAACTGTGTGTTCACTGTGGAGATCGATGGCTTTATTTCCTACATTTATGGGAGCAAATTCCAGCTGCGGTCAAGCGAGCGTTCTGCGAAGAAGTTCAAAGCAAAGGGAACAATTGACCTGTGA